Genomic DNA from Gossypium hirsutum isolate 1008001.06 chromosome A01, Gossypium_hirsutum_v2.1, whole genome shotgun sequence:
tcatacaagaaaaaagaaaaaagatggatgAAATGAAAATGCATGGTTGCAAAAGGAAATATTAATGGACCGAAACAATACTTTTGCTTCATTCTTCTAAATCAATAGTTTATTAATGGATTAATTTTCTATAAAGCTAAATTCTAGTTTATTATATACATGATATTTTACATGCATAGTTATGATTGGTACAtaattatgtaatatatatgatatagaaaatgagaaaggaagttaatgaaatttttaagcaATACAAGGAAATGATGTTTCGGTTGGTGCTTTAAACCGAAAATATATGTTTGTTCGGTGATTACAAATCCAAATAATCATGTTTGTTTGGTAAACTTCCAAATATGAAAGGTTATGACTATTTAAAGGTATTTATGTACTTATCGATACATTATATATAGATGTTTGGTTGGagttgaaataatttatttatttcatccaaATTGTAAGCTAAATTTTTTCATTACAAAAGCTTTCATTATTTCTCATGATCTTgagatatttaataatttttattattcaaatcatgtaattgataaatgatatactaatataATGCGAATCATCTTAGTTGATTTAAAATAACCATAACCTAAATGGTTTTATATTTCATCGCACATTTTTTAGCCTATATTATAAATTTTGGATTAGAAGTAGTTTCGACAAGAAATGAAATAAGTCACACGCAATTTGCATTATCACAGCTTGATTTTCAGTGATACCGAAAAAGACAGTTTTAGAATcttattttcataaattgagtctgtaaatattaaaatataaatatttacagaattaatataatatttacgggattaatataaaaatgtattgATATTTGGTCAATCAATTTtgtcaattaaatagttaatttaggctcaaggactaaatcgtaaaagttcaatcgctataaatttttaattgacaaATGGCTTGAGGACTTAAATGACAATTAACCAAAGGGTCAAAATGGAACCAAAGTTAAATTTAATGGATGATGATATCAAACTTCATTAGTTATAGTTAATAGgtggattgaattaaattaaataatttaaagtaattaacctaataattaaataaaaagctaaaataattttgtttgtaaatttGGAGGGTCATAAAGTAATTAAACCTTTTAAATATATTCCACTTAAATCGAATTAGCATTTAGTACTTAAATTGAAACAATATTGATTTAAGCTTGAGCAAAAGGAGAAAAGACCAAAAACGGTGTCACTTTGCTGGCTTTAGTTTTTTAAACCGTTTACCGTTAATTTCTAGCCCGCGTTAATCATAATTTTCTCATCACCTTTCCAGACCTTTCTGtatctatattttaaaaaatatatgtacatataatttgCTCTCATTCTCCTTAAAATCTTTATTCATCGATTCTCCAAATCAGTTTTAATTTCTGGGTTTTGAATCTCAAGCTATTCTCTCATTCATAAGGTAAAAGAAAAAACCCTCCTTTTTTTCTGAAGAAAATTTGACAACATTGAATATTTTGTTACGTATTGTCGCGTTGATTATTTGATCACCTTAAGTAACAGAGTCGAATAGTTTTATTAGgggttttttttcttaatttttggaTTGATGCTTTTTTTCTTGTTTCGGAATCTAATCGCATCATTTTTTGATTGCTGATAACAGATTTAAGGTGTTCTCCTTTTTTCTCTGAATAAATGGGGAAAAGGAAATCGAGGGCAAAGCCACCACCTAAGAAGAGAATGGACAAGCTTGATACTGTTTTCAGTTGTCCCTTTTGCAACCATGGAACCGGTGTTGAATGCCGCTTGTTGGTTTTCACTTTTTTTACTCTTTGTTGATTCTTGCTTTGATGTTTTCAAGAAACATACATATGATTTTAGCTAGGGTGAATGTTATCAATTGCTTTGCACCCAGATTTTGTTCTATTTGAATTGGAATTAGTGGAATTGGAATGGAGGCCTTAGCACTTTAATCAACCGATTGGTACTTCAATTTCTAGGAATTGTGTACTTTATTTGATCGAATTTTATAGGGTGATAAGGGGGGGGTGCTAAGTGAGATTTAGTTTCTagaatttatgtttttgttttttggagAACTCAGGGTTTGATTTGGTTTGGTTTTAGGGATATGAAGAACTTGATTGGTGAAGCAATTTGTAGGATTGTCAAGAAAGCTTTTGCACCACCATTACAGGTATGTTAATTTGCTGCTGCATTGATTCCACAATTTACATTATCATCATTCATCAAAGTTCATGTCTCATATCTTTTCCCAAAGTTTCTCTTGTACTTATCACTTTCAAGAAAATTTGGCTCACCTAAACCTTTATATAATTGATGTCAAAGGAAAACTTCAGAAGCATATGAATATGTCACCTGCTGGTCAAACTATACATCATAAAGAAATGAGTGGTTTAGATGTTgttgatttttattgtttgagttAATGACGGCCGGTTATAAGTAAAATGGTTTTGCGTTCTAATAGGTTTATGGAACGTCAAGTTACCAAATTAAAACTGAATAGAAGAAGGGGTTTAGGTTTTTGTGTTTTCCTTTTCGTTTTCTGTAGCATAGTCTAGCTCTTGCTGATGTATCATGTTGGGAAGGTCGGTTTCTGGATTCTTTGTGAATGAAATTAGTCCTGAGAATGTTATGATGGTGAAGGGATCCTTTTATATTTGTTTGCTGATTCCATTGCAGTATGTTTTAGTGGTTTATTAAGTCTCTTTGTTGTACATTGTCTTCCATTactgtgattttgtgtaattatcTAAGATATTGCCATTCTTTTCTTCTGGTTCTGCAGCTTTGACAGAACCTATAGACATGTAAGTAACAATCAACATGAATCCAGTTGGTGAttcatcttattatcattcaacttTATTGTTCCTAACTTGGCTTCTTTCATGACAGATACAGTGAATTGATCGATGAATGTGAAAAGGTCAACAACTTTGAAGACCACGATTCTTAGGAAACATTGAGTACATATGTTTTTGCGACACTGTTGGAAGAAAAGTCCATGAAACCAAAAGAAAAGATCTTTTTAATGGAATGGATATACTTGAATCCGACTTCATGGTTATTATTTTCTGATGAAACTGTTAAAGGTGAATGTACAATGCAATGTTTTCCTGCTAGTTCCTTGACAAATCTAATTGGAGATCAAGATGAGAACATTTGTGTAGTGTTagatctttttccttttcttttaggtACAAAGATGGCAGTTGCACTTGTCACTAAATCCATCCACCCCATCAACacatatgtattttatatttaaatttcaaactcATTAAACATGAAAAGTCCCCAAGTAATTTGCAATGCAGCTTATCAATTCAAAtcctataatttttaaaaatttgagattATTAATATAAGGTCCGAGTGTTCACATGGTATTAAAAGTTATCTAATTGATtattttgtatttgtatttttttttatgttgattGACCCtactaataaaattaataatagaaTTGTTTACAAAATGTGATCAGATGTAAAGTAATTAAACAACTTTAAGAGTTTTATCTTTCCAACTTTGAAAAGCAATGGGAGTTAGACATGGATGGGAAAATTCCCTTGTAGTGGCCTCATGGTTTATATCTCGATAAACCTTTTTTtggagacgaaaaaaagaaaaaaaattttggagacgaacttgttttataatttaataaataaaacattttaccATACTTAAAACTCTTgctatttttaagaaattattatattaagtCTAAGATTTTATTACTGGATGAAACGATAATATACATAGTATAAAACGCATGGGACTCACCTGATTTGGCGACAAAATTAGGGTCGAAAGTCGAAACCCAAACGAAATagttctttcctttttaaacttctaTCGCAATTTGTCAactacttctttttttttcaaaacaaaatcttgactttcttcttcctttctttacCTCGTAAACACACtcccaaaaacagaaaaaaaaaaataaagcccgCGCAAGGGAGAGTTGAGAGTTGGAATAGATGGGTCGGCCCCCTAGTAATGGTGGCCCTGCCTTCCGTTTCACCCAAACTGAGGTACCCTCCTTTTCAATTTATTACATTGCATGTATTTGAATATGGAtatttggattttctttttttagttcAAAATGTCGAAGGGATTAGTTAGATTGCTtgatttattcgatttagttctgggttttttgttttttattttaagttgtttgctattattttttatctttgattTCTTGGGGTTGTCTTGATAGTTTGTTTAATAGTGAGCTTAGGTATTATCTTTCTTTGTTAATGGTAGCATTAGCTTTTGCTTGGAATTACTCTTATGTACTAAATGCCTTGGGCTTCTTTAAGGTTTTCAACTTTATTAATCTAGCTTGTGCTCTTAGTTTCGTGTGGGAAGGGGATTAGCCCCGGAGTAGGCTTTGGATATCCCCTGACAGTATCACCAACACTGGAAAAATAGTATACAAATTGGAAACTCTGATGTGGGGATTAAATGAAAATTCCAAGTAAGTAATGTTCTTGATGGCAGTAGAATCAAAAGGGGCAATTTTGGTAGCAAGATTTTCCTGGTTTTAAGGTGTAATGCCCTTTTAATCACAGCATGGATGGGAAACATGTGCTTGCTGCAATTAGTTTTTGGTATGTGGTCTATTTATTCTGAATGTTCTgaagcaaaaataatttttaatcagCTGCTTCTTTGGTTATCACTGAAGGTCATACTGAAATCCTGGTGTATTTTAGATAAGTAGTATCGTTGTTTGTTAATCATATTCCTCCCGCATTCTCTAAAGAATGGGTTTGTGACTTAATCTCTACATACAGGTTGCAGATATGGAGACTGTTCTCCAAGAGCACCATAATCAAATGCCAGCTCGGGAAATCCTTGAAAGTCTGGCAGAGAAGTTCAGGTGTGCATTAATTTCCTTGAAAGCATAATGTAATGCGGCATGATGTATAATTCTTTACTGTAAGGAAAGTTCTTTTGGTTGTAGTGAATCAACAGAACGGAAAGGGAGGACTATTGTGCAGTTTAAGCAAGTAAGAACTTGATTTGATTTTTTGTGTATTGAGGAAATATTTGAAGTCCTTTACTCTGGAAAGTTTTGTGTAGGTATGGAATTGGTTCCAAAATAGGCGCTATGCAATTAGGGCAAAATCAAGTAAGGTTCCTGGGAAGTTAAATGTTACATCTATGCCTCGGGATGATTCAAATCCTGTGAGAAATGTACTTCAACCTGTTGCTGCTCCCATGCCTCCCCCTATGGCTGCTCCAATGTCCACTGCTATGCCAGCCACTACAGGTAGAATGGATTTTGATTCTGTCTTCGAAGTCTTAAAggcctccttttttttttcctaaatttggGATTAATAATTGGATGCTTCACAGTCCATTTAGTTATTTATCTGAAATATGGAAGAAGTACACATTGTTTAGCTGTGTTCCTATGTCTCTAAATGTGATGCATAAGATTACTAGTATTTGTATAATCCGTCATATATGTTAGTTTAATGGTTCCTTAAACTGTTTATTACTAATCATTAGGTTAGATTTTGAAGATACATTAATGGAGGATTCTGCTTATTCTACTATTAGCCGTGCTCTTTTCTCATCTCTAACTATATGTTGATAATTTTACTTTTGAGGGAGGAATTTTACTAATCTCTACCTCAGAAGCTTGTGTTTATGAAAAGCACATGTAAGTGATTAAGCAGCCtaattaataagtgtttaaaGATACTAGAGTTCTACTTCATTCTGGGGCTTCCGTGCTTCCCACTGTGGATTATCCTCTTTGGATCATCTCACTTTAGACTGATTGCTCTCGTTTTCTTTGCCCAGTTCCTGTTGCCACAAGGCATATGTCAGAATCTTTCATGGAGTTTGAAGCTAAATCTTCAAGGGATGGTGCATGGTAAGTCTGCGATTCGGACTGGGAAGTTTGGAGGCAGAAGTTTACCTTCATCTCAAATAAATTTTGTTCTCTGGTAAacaaattattttcaattaactcaatttcttaATCTCTATTTTTCAGCTATGATGTTGCAACCTTTTTGGCCCATAGATATATGGAAACAGGTGATCCGGTAGGTTTTCAGCTCAATGTTACTGCATACGCTGCTGCTAGTGCTTATTTAATATTGCACGAGTTACATATATTACCTATTCTAACTATTCTCCTCTTATTTCTTATGTTTTCCTGATCccatctttctatttttttccccCTGAAATTGATTAGATACTTTTGAAAGTTGGCATCATTTCACCTTTTTCTgtttcattattaaaattttaatggtttatGAATAACTAAagaataccaaaatttgccatCCAAGAAAGAGAATTCCAAAATCATTTTGCTGTCTTTTGCAGGAAGTACAGGTTCGTTTTGCTGGCTTTGGACCTGAGGAGGATGAGTGGGTTAAAGTTCGCAAGCATCTCAGGCAACGGTCCCTCCCATGTGAAGCATCCGAGTGTGTTGCAGTTCTTCCAGGGGACCTTATTCTTTGTTTTCAGGTGGATTTCTAGTTACAACTGCCAATCAAAGATGACATTGAAGCAAATTTGagagagtatatatatatatttcttttgatcAAACCTTTTCTCAGAAGTCATTTTTTcgaatgatttctatattttcagGAAGGTAAAGATCAGGCCCTTTACTTTGATGCTCACGTCCTTGATGCGCAAAGGCGGAGGCATGATGTAAGAGGTTGTCGTTGTAGATTTTTGGTGCGATATGATCATGATCAATCTGAggtattagttaattaaattactcGATTATTGTTTTCACACTCACACACACTGGGCACAAACTATATATTGCATTGTTTGAGTCTTTTGCATATTCCATCCCTTAGGAAATTGTACCTTTGAGGAAGGTTTGCCGTAGGCCTGAAACCGATTATAGGCTGCAGCAACTGCATGCCTCAAGTAACACAGAGCAGAAACCTAGCACGAATCCTCCAACAGCCACCACTCCTACCGAAACGATGCAGAAGCAGCAGAATCGAGATGTATCGAGGACACCAGCCCCAGTAGGAGTTTCCCATGCTAATGTTTTTTCCATAGCTGCACAAACTGCTAATCCTGAATCTAAAAATGCTGCATTCACCACAACCATTGCTACCAGTACCCCTGCTCAAAACATGCAGGAATGAAAGTAATAGGTTAAGAGACTGATTCACAATGGGGCTAAGCTCCCCACtgaataacattttttttttcttgtggaTATTGTTCTGTAATTATTACAAGTTcatgaaagttttaattttgtctATGAAATTTGAGTTCGTTTTCTTAAAGGTGCTTGCTTGTGTCTAACTCATGGCAGTGGCTGGAATAAGTTAGGGTTGATTGAAATTTGTGTTTTCTGTTTTCAACATAAAACATATTTGGTAAATAATGTTgttatgtatttaaaaaaataaaaactttaactgtatcaaaataacatttttttttaaaaataaataaaaagttattaTCTAAGTAGTGTTGCATGTCTCAGTTGAACTCTTTAATGGTAATGTGAATGTTATTTTTTCATCCTGAATTTAGTATGAGAAGATATAATTGAAAAcaataattcaatgatttttttaatagttaatttaataatatgatacttatatcaaaaataaaatcaagttGAAAATTCTAACTTGATTTAATAGATAAggttagaaaatttatttattttattaatgtaataaGCGATTTAAAATTGTTCATCGCCTCCTTCCACGCCCCTTAGGCCCTCACTCACAATTCACAACTACTTTTTTTCTTCTCTGCGGACTAAAACACTTCCACGTCTCTCCTTTGCTTTCCCTTCATTTAACAAAAGAAAGAAGCTGAAACCCAGAACATTTGAgcagaaaaaagggaaaaaaggatGGCTGTCTTGAAACTTCAAAGCCTAAAACCCAGACCCATTTCGGAGTTATCAATGAAAGTGGGTTCGATTCGGTGCTACGTAAGCAGCTGCAGGGCTGTGTTGCTGCCTCGATTCGGTGGACCTGAGGTGTTGCAGCTCCGGCCCGATGTGCCTGTTCCTGATCTTAAGCCCAATGAAGTTCTGGTTCGAGCCCGTGCTGTTTCTATCAACCCCCTTGATACCAGAGTAAGTCCCTTTTTTTGGttgaacttttcttgtttaatTGAATCGTAAaagtttgttttatttgttttttattggaTTGATTGGTTCCTGGGAAAGTGCGAGAAAATGAAATGAGATGGAAATGAGTTCCTCTTTTGGTTTTTTTCCCGTCGATTATTAGCTATATGAATCAATCTCCTTAGACATgtgaaggttttttttaaaaaaaaaaagttaattccttgtttaatttgtttgaatcTATTTAATTTGCTTAATTCAtttaaatgttgtttaatttgccataaaaatgtgaaaaaaaaaacgaATTTAAAATGTTGGATGGTGCtagattttcttttatataatttcttAATGCAAATTTGAGTTGTGGGATTTTTGAAACTGTGTAAATTTTATGGACTGATTTCAAAAGTTGCAAAAggattgaaattaaattaggaAGAAAAAAAGAACCTTTCAGTTTACATTGCAAATCAGGCAGCTAAAATCATTTTGCTTTAATTTTCCGAATATCTCTTCCCGCAGATGCGATCGGGCTATGGTCGTTCCATATTCGAGCCGCTTCTACCTCTTATTTTGGGTCGTGATGTTAGTGGTGAAGTTGCAGCTGTTGGTGCTTCAGTGAAGTCACTGACTGTAGGGCAGGAAGTTTTTTGGTGCTCTGCATCCAACTGCTCTGAGGGGTACATACACAGACTATGCTATTCTTACCGAGGACGAGCTTTCTCCGAAACCAGCTTCATTGACTCATGTGgtaacttattcaatcatttaGTTACTCATttggtgaaaaataaatttatgttacTTTTGATTGTTTCCAGAAAGAAATAGATTTACTCGTGACTTACGATTACTGGTTGTTCATTCTTAGCAGTAGTGGATGATAGTACACTCTACTCACATATTATCTACTATCTGTTTTTTCTACTGTTCCGACTAACTGTTTCATCATCATTTATTCTAATTCATGGTTCTTTAATAATCGCACAGCATGGATCTGAGAATTATTTTTGGGTGTTGTAGGAAGCAAGTGCCATTCCGTTTGCTGCATTGACTGCATGGCGTGCCTTAAAAAGTACTGCAAGGATAACTGAAGGGTATGTTTCTTTCACTGGAATGGCCATCATTATCAGCAATGTTTTCATGTATATCCTGATTTCGACGAATTGTTGTCAAATATTATGGCTTGTTAATGGTGTCTTACCATTGATAAGTTGTTTGCCTGTGTTCATGGAAATTTATGATCATCTTTGAGGTACATAGGTTTGTCATTGTATATCAGAGAATTTGAAGGGCATTGACTATATTGGCTAGTAGCAATCCGAAATTTGTATTATTGTGATGCTCGTTATATTTGGCTTGAacttattttgtttcattttgtttatCTTTGGATAGTTGTCCAAAGATGAATATATATGCATTTCAAATTAAAGTAAATACATAATGATATTGATGAAGTATGCCGTCTCATTTCCATGCCGCATCTAACAAACTTATTTTTGGTTGAGAGTATAACAATACAATCTGCCAACTGAATTTTACGACTAAATTTTCTGGGGAACTGTTGCAAATTATCCTCCCATGATCAAATTCTCATTCAACAGGCAAAGGCTGTTAGTAATAGGAGGCGGAGGAGCAGTAGGTTTTTCTGCCATTCAGATCGCGGTTGCTGCAGGGTGCCATGTTACAACTACTTGTGGAAATCAGAGTATAAATCGATTAATGGCAGCAGGCGCTGAGCAGGCTGTTGATTACACTTCCGAGGTGGTCAAGTGATAATTAACGATTTATTATTATGATATTGATAGCTGTTAGGAATGCTTACTAATTGACACTGCCTTATATTGAGTACTGATTTGAGCTTTAACGAGATGCTTATTTCAGGATATTGAGTCAGTAATTAAGGAAAATTCGATGCTGTCCTAGACACCATTGGTGTGCCAGAGACAGAAAGAATAGGCATCAATCTTTTGAATAGAGGCGGGCACTATATGACACTTCAGGTAAGAGGTGTAATCTTGTAATGCTTGTCATCTTAAAAGGGCACTTCCTTCTCTtttcttcaaatccctttcctgTTCAACGTTATCGGTACATACATAACAAGAGTCATGGCCCGGTGCAAACCCTTTAAGACTTTATACCAGCTTTGCTAGCTGGAAATTTTGGTAGGTGCTTTTACGAATGCTGTGAAGTAATTATCAAATGTTTAGTCATCTATTACTCTATCATTGTAGGGAGAGGCAGCAGCGCTGAGCGACAGGTATGGACTACCGATTGGGCTTCCTGCAGCTACAGCTGTTTTATTCAAGAAAAGGATTCAATACAAATTTTCTTACGGAATAGGTACATAGTTTATTTGTCATCTTACTCTCGATAAGCATGTTTTTAGAAAAGAGAACTGTTTCTCAAGTTAAGATCTATATAAGAGAGGATCtaagaagaaataatattagcatatgtgaaaatttttcaaaattttcagttTGTTGCTATCTTGTTAATAAGTTCCCATTTTGTTGATTTTGCATATTCCTTATGTATGTCTTACCGGTAACAGAAACATCGCTCTGTTGTCTGAAGAAAGACATTAACATGTGTGTTGTCTTATGCATCTTCCATGCATTTTGCCATTTTAATCTCTTAGTTTGAAGATTTCAATTCATCCATGCCATGAAATGCTGCATTTCTGACTATAGATTCATGTCCCGTAATGTTAATGATCTGCTGCTGAATCTTTTGACCACTCGGTGTTTGCAGAATATTCATGGATATACATGAGGGCGGACTCGGAAGGTTTACATGAGATACGCAGATTATCGGAAGCCGGGAAGCTGAGTATACCAGTGGAGAAAACATTTTCAATAACACAAGTAAGAGAGGCTCATGAAGCTAAGGACAAGAAACAAATCCTTGGTAAAGTAGTGCTGGAACTTGACTAAAGTAAGTTCTACAACATCACAAATAACTTGGATTTTTTTTCCTCTAAATGTTCCTTTCAACATAAATTTGATAGAATATATGATGCTGAAGACGTTGTATATAATGTTGGAATTCTTCAGGTGTTAGCCTTCAGTGTCCTGTCGGAATCTGTAAATACTTTTGAGCATCAACGTTTTTCTTACGTTTTTCCTCCTCCATTTTACAGAAAATTTTATATAGTTGAACACTTTGAATCAGAAAAATggaattcatttaaaatttagaGCTTTGTTGTagctaggggtgagcaaaattcgattcgattcaaaagcctcgataaaaaaattaaattttaaattaagtacttcgagttatttgagttaatcaagttattcggatcaactcgaataaaaaattaagtttttcggtttaactcgaatatgaattacacaattcgagttatccgaaaatccgaataagaaaagacaaaaattcatcattttgataaatgtttatttttttaaaagttaaaataattaagttaaaaggtaaaactatGTCGTTTTGATATTTACCTATTAagttaaaaagactaaattattatattgttcatgtagttaaataatcttgtatttcatttattagttaaataattggTTAATCTAAGcgcaacattaagtataaataataagatttattaactcgattcgatttaactcgaaattttttgattggattcgattcgattcggaaaaaatttaaattgaattcagttcctaaaataggatttgttaacttgactaacttgaaaatttttaattcgattcaattcaattcaatcgaATATTCACCCCTAGTCGTGACATGTAAAATTGCTTGTGTTGACAACTAGGGACTAGGACTGTCGAGCCATGGAACCTATTGGTTATGAAGAAATGGGGATCCGGTCCAATCACGTATAGGCCTAACAAGCCCAAGCCATGTCTCCTAAGTCCTAACCCATGATTCTAATTAGCCATCTGAAGGCAGTGGTCCAAGCTTGAACCACTTTACCATGAGGCATTTcaccatattttattttattaaatcggtttcttttaaaatataaatatgtaaataatgGTAAAAATTCATTGTCTCCAACTCTCTATAAAACTAAGTATGAATGCCAATTTCTTAATACGAAATGCAAATTTTATCATCTTTGATGATAATTAACAAATCAATCTTGATTATATCAGCTAGTTTGGTTGGGATCAATTAATGATATTCTTTTAACCCAACAATAATTATGTGGTTACCACATAACCTTTGGTAATAAATCACAAACTCAATCTCAAAAGCTTCAAACACCTCAACTCTAATGCCAACAATGCTTTTAAGCTTTCTCTTTTTATATaaatgatatgatatatgcaatttTGATTCCAGTGCATAGGCGTAAGGGTCCTCACATCTATCGAAATGTCATGATTTTGGATCAAAATCCCAAATTCTGAAATATCAGTATCACCCAATTTATTTAATGCCATTTACAGTTGTCTTaaccttgaatttgggctttgatttagaatgccaaatcatatactttAATCCCATTTAAATAAAGCAGGAATCTTAGTGAccttttttttaactttcaatACATGTCTTGTtctttcaaaaaagaaaatacatGTCTTGTCTTGTTCTTGGTCAAAAACCCTACACTCCTTTTTAAGAAAAACCCTTTCCTCATTATTTAATACATAATCCTTGTTAGCTTTGCTAAAATCACTTATGGGGTAGTCCAACCGGCTAAACTTTGAAAAGGAGGGTCAATGTTGAGGTGGCAAGTGAGGATTGGCTCAATGGCTAGAAAACTAGGGTGGTCCTTCCCACACCAAATGGGGAGCTtgtacatgtttattttttaaaaaaaactcacgCGCTGTTTAAGTGCGATTCTCAATGTAATGCTAGCGTGGGTCTGTCCTGCCTTTACTGCCAAACGACAACCAGGTCTTTGCCTCTTTCCTTTCTTTCAACTGCTCatggttttctttttttcctacccacaactttcaattttcttttggcCTTTGCCTTTTGTCCACGCGCTCCCCAACTACTCTTTAATTGATGTGAATGTGATGAAACTTGCAACTCTTTATATATGTAGACAAAGCATGTTTGAAAATTTGGACATTGTTGTGGGGAAGGGAGGGGGGACAAGAACAAGTAATTAGATTGGATTTTGACATTACGATAAAACATATTTGTTACGACATAATTCCTCGATTATGTATAAGGTGAGCTCCTGTTGTGACCAAAGCTTAACTTGTACTTTGAAAAGTGGATTGTTTATTCACATACAAGAGCCAATATGAATGCTTTTAGTACAAATTACAATGCAATGAAAGTATATTGCTCAATCATGACCAAAAATAAGGGTAGGGTTAAAAGACAGTTTATGCACAAATAACATAAAAGGCGAGTGGGTAAAATATATAGTAAAGCAATAattaatgaaaacaaaaaatattgGGAAGTCATTTTCACCCCcctgtctctctctctctccaagTCATAGGCCACGTGCACATCTGCTCATTTTAACAGTTTATATTATTATACGTttatttcttcatatcttaaaaATTCTATTCTATcatgatatgatattatttttta
This window encodes:
- the LOC107916862 gene encoding protein SAWADEE HOMEODOMAIN HOMOLOG 2, translating into MGRPPSNGGPAFRFTQTEVADMETVLQEHHNQMPAREILESLAEKFSESTERKGRTIVQFKQVWNWFQNRRYAIRAKSSKVPGKLNVTSMPRDDSNPVRNVLQPVAAPMPPPMAAPMSTAMPATTVPVATRHMSESFMEFEAKSSRDGACYDVATFLAHRYMETGDPEVQVRFAGFGPEEDEWVKVRKHLRQRSLPCEASECVAVLPGDLILCFQEGKDQALYFDAHVLDAQRRRHDVRGCRCRFLVRYDHDQSEEIVPLRKVCRRPETDYRLQQLHASSNTEQKPSTNPPTATTPTETMQKQQNRDVSRTPAPVGVSHANVFSIAAQTANPESKNAAFTTTIATSTPAQNMQE